One part of the Vicia villosa cultivar HV-30 ecotype Madison, WI linkage group LG6, Vvil1.0, whole genome shotgun sequence genome encodes these proteins:
- the LOC131612450 gene encoding protein LIGHT-DEPENDENT SHORT HYPOCOTYLS 4-like has protein sequence MDSIQQFIQTCNHENTCNFMNTISSNNNTSLTTTTATTTASGSSSSSAASTITTNTPNSSSRYENQKRRDWNTFGQYLKNHRPPLSLSRCSGAHVLEFLRYLDQFGKTKVHTPICPFYGHPNPPAPCPCPLRQAWGSLDALIGRLRAAFEENGGKPETNPFGARAVRLYLREVRDLQSKARGISYEKKKRKRPPPPQPRPQQQVPPPQGASAAH, from the exons ATGGATTCAATTCAACAATTTATACAGACATGTAACCATGAAAACACCTGCAACTTCATGAACACAATaagcagcaacaacaacacaaGCTTAACAACAactacagcaacaacaacagcaaGTGGAAGCTCTTCTTCATCTGCAGCTTCAACCATAACAACCAACACACCAAACAGTAGCAGCCGGTATGAGAATCAGAAACGCCGTGACTGGAACACTTTTGGTCAGTACCTCAAGAATCATCGTCCTCCTCTTTCGCTATCTCGATGCAGCGGTGCTCATGTGCTTGAATTTCTCAG GTATTTGGATCAATTTGGGAAAACAAAAGTTCACACACCAATTTGTCCATTTTATGGGCATCCAAACCCTCCAGCACCATGTCCATGTCCTCTAAGGCAAGCATGGGGAAGCCTAGATGCACTGATAGGCCGTCTCCGCGCCGCTTTCGAAGAAAATGGAGGAAAACCAGAAACAAATCCTTTTGGTGCTCGAGCAGTGAGGCTCTATCTCCGCGAAGTTCGCGATCTTCAATCCAAAGCAAGAGGGATTAGTTatgagaaaaagaagagaaaacgtCCTCCACCACCACAACCACGGCCACAGCAACAAGTTCCACCACCACAAGGTGCAAGTGCAGCTCATTAG